The Dermochelys coriacea isolate rDerCor1 chromosome 7, rDerCor1.pri.v4, whole genome shotgun sequence genome window below encodes:
- the LMOD3 gene encoding leiomodin-3 translates to MSEFSQNSDQEVRIEDIDEDEILGNLSPEELRELQCEMEVMAPDPRVPVGMIQKDQTEKPPTGNFDHRSLVDYLYWQKASRRMLEDERVPVNLLPSERNIAEKFEENAGDTDDIANKKMAEDTTEADKKETYYKNELVEQAKPGSAQQSGETNEERSYKETEDEEEDDDDDEEEEDDDEEESRMKKTYGDENSNNDQVTKKPCTKSGGNPENQENNEKKVSKLQIPKKLAVDTSFIKLSARPSGNQTNLDENLQKVRKNDPDVKELNLNNIENIPKEMLVDFVNAMKKNKHVKTFSLANVGADDNVAFAVANMLRENRSITTLNIDSNFISGKGIVAIMRCLQYNETLTELRFHNQRNMLGHQAEMEIARLLKANPKLLKMGYHFELPGPRMVVTNLLSRNLDRQRQKRQEEQKQQKLKEQRELIAVLENGLGLPPGIWEMLGGPMPDSRMYSSIQAPKPPPVPKTMSMSRKNEHARKPAPEEQNSEEPASFKMVKLKRTQRKPTIPEYVEPAEKTSLKDVIKTLKPVPKKRPPPLVEITPREKLLNDIRQSNVAYLKPVPVPKELE, encoded by the exons atgtctgaaTTCAGCCAAAATTCTGACCAGGAAGTCAGAATCGAGGACATTGATGAAGATGAAATCTTAGGAAACTTATCCCCTGAAGAGCTGAGGGAGCTCCAATGTGAAATGGAAGTCATGGCTCCAGACCCAAGAGTCCCAGTTGGAATGATACAGAAAGATCAGACTGAAAAGCCTCCAACAGGAAACTTTGACCACAGATCTCTTGTTGATTACCTGTATTGGCAGAAGGCATCAAGACGCATGCTAGAGGATGAGAGAGTTCCCGTCAACCTCTTGCCATCTGAG AGAAACATTGCAGAGAAGTTTGAAGAAAATGCTGGGGATACGGACGATATTGCTAACAAAAAAATGGCAGAAGATACTACAGAAGCAGACAAAAAAGAAACGTATTACAAAAACGAACTTGTTGAACAGGCAAAACCTGGTTCAGCACAACAATCAGGAGAAACAAATGAAGAGAGAAGCTATAAAGAGACagaagatgaggaagaggatgacGATGATgacgaggaggaggaagatgatgacGAGGAAGAATCAAGAATGAAGAAGACATATGGAGATGAAAACAGCAACAATGATCAGGTAACTAAGAAGCCATGTACAAAATCAGGGGGAAATCCAGAAAaccaagaaaacaatgaaaagaaaGTATCAAAACTACAAATTCCAAAGAAGTTAGCTGTAGATACTAGCTTTATTAAGTTAAGTGCAAGACCTTCAGGAAACCAAACCAATTTAGATGAAAACTTGCAGAAGGTCCGAAAAAACGATCCAGATGTGAAGGAACTCAATCTGAACAACATTGAAAACATCCCAAAGGAAATGCTGGTGGACTTTGTGAATGCCATGAAAAAAAATAAGCATGTAAAAACATTTAGTTTAGCCAATGTAGGAGCTGATGACAACGTAGCTTTTGCTGTGGCCAACATGTTACGTGAAAACAGGAGCATCACTACTCTAAATATTGATTCAAATTTTATCTCAGGCAAGGGAATCGTTGCGATCATGAGATGTCTGCAGTATAATGAGACATTAACTGAACTGCGTTTTCACAATCAGAGGAACATGTTGGGCCATCAAGCTGAAATGGAAATTGCCAGGCTTCTGAAAGCCAACCCTAAGCTGCTGAAGATGGGCTATCACTTTGAACTTCCAGGCCCCAGGATGGTTGTTACCAATCTGCTCAGCAGAAATCTTGACAGACAAAGACAAAAAAGGCAGGAGGAGCAAAAACAGCAGAAATTAAAAGAGCAGAGAGAGTTAATAGCTGTGTTAGAAAATGGACTGGGGTTGCCTCCTGGGATTTGGGAAATGCTAGGGGGACCAATGCCTGATTCAAGGATGTATAGCTCAATACAAGCCCCCAAGCCTCCACCTGTCCCTAAAACTATGTCCATGAGCAGGAAAAATGAACATGCAAGAAAGCCAGCCCCAGAAGAACAGAACAGTGAAGAACCTGCCTCCTTCAAAATGGTCAAACTCAAGAGAACTCAGCGCAAGCCCACTATACCAGAATACGTGG